The nucleotide window CGGGCAGGAGCTGGAATAACTGGCGGTATCGTGGTGTTCGGCAATCCAGAAGCGGTGGTAGCCCAGCTCTTCACATAGTTGTGCCAGACGGGTCGAATAGTGAAGTCCCTGCGACTGTGACTGACCGTTGTGCGCCGGAGCCTGATCGACAACGCTGAGCTTAAGCTTCATTGGTGACTCCTGAGCAGTTGAAACCTGCCTGATCGATGGCCGCGAGCGCAATGATTTTATCTTCTGCTGCAGTACCGCCGGAGATACCGATAGCACCAATCAGTTTGCCTTGATGGAATACGGGTTCGCCCCCGGCAAACAGAATCAGTCCGCCATTGGTCTGTTCAAAGCTATCCAGTTGTTGCTCCCGTACCAACTGGCCGAGCGCTTCCGTTGGGGCACCGAACAGCACCGCGCTGCGGGCTTTCTTCTGGGCAATCTCAACGGATCCAAGGGGTGAGTTATCCATTCGCTGAAAGGCGCACAGGTTACCGCCCGGATCACAGACCGCAATATTCACGTTAACA belongs to Amphritea atlantica and includes:
- a CDS encoding heme-binding protein gives rise to the protein MLCEQSQQLLTMAITSARHIDVNVNIAVCDPGGNLCAFQRMDNSPLGSVEIAQKKARSAVLFGAPTEALGQLVREQQLDSFEQTNGGLILFAGGEPVFHQGKLIGAIGISGGTAAEDKIIALAAIDQAGFNCSGVTNEA